AGCCCCTCCACGAGGTACTCGGGGTACTCCGCCTTCAGCGCGTCGATGAACAGCAGGTCGTACGCCCCCTCGGTGAACCGCGGCAGCACCTCCAGCGCCGCCCCGCAGATCAGCCGCACGCGCGGCCCCTCGAAGCCCGCCTCGGCGAACGTCGCGCGGGCCAGCCGCTGGTGCTCCTGCTCGATGTCGATGGAGGTCAGTACGCCATCAGGCCGCATCCCGCGCAGCAGCCACGTCCCCGAGACGCCCGTGCCCGTCCCGATCTCGATCACGGACTTCGCGGACAACGCAGCGGCCAGTAGCCGCAGAGCGGCGCCGCCCCCCGGCCCGATGGGTACGCAGCCGACCTCGTCCGCGCGCTGCCGGCCGTTGCGGAGCGCCTCGTCCTCGGCGACCCACCGCTCGGCGTACTCCCAGCTCGCGCGCGCGCTTCCCATGGCCCCCGACCTTACGGGAACTAGAGACGTGACCGATCCGTTGCCCATCCGAGGCAACCCCCTTCGACGTACGAGCAGTTGGAGAAGATGATGGCAACGGCGGTAGTCGAGCGCTGCGAGCGGGGAGGTGTCGTGGACGCTGGTCGCGACGTGCCCGTCGCCGCCGCGGAGGCCCCCTGGGTGCCTCCGTCGTGGGACGAGGTCGTACGCACGCACTCCGCCCGCGTGTTCCGTCTCGCCTACCGGCTGACGGGCAACCGCCATGACGCCGAGGACCTCACGCAGGACGTGTTCGTGCGGGTATTCCGGAGCCTCGGCGACTACACGCCGGGGACGTTCGAGGGCTGGCTGCACCGGATCACGACCAACCTGTTCCTCGACAACGTCCGCCGCAAGCAGCGGATCCGCTTCGACGCCCTCCCCGACGACGCCGAACGCCTCCCCGGCAAGACGCCCAGCCCGGCCACCGAGGTCGACGAACGCCTGTTCGACCCCGACGTGCAGCGGGCGCTCGACGCGCTGCCGCCCGACTTCCGCGCCGCGGTCGTGCTCTGCGACATCGAGGGGCTGTCGTACGAGGAGATCGCCGCGACGCTCGGGGTCAAGCTCGGCACCGTTCGCAGCCGCATCCACCGTGGCCGCGCCCAGCTGCGCGCCGCCCTCGCCGGCCGCGCGCCCGAGGGGGGTGCGGCGTGAGCGACCACCTCGGCGACCTCGCGGCGGCCCTCGCCGACAACGAGCTCTGCCACGACCAGCGCGACCGTGCCCTCTCGCACATCACCGGCTGCGGCGACTGCCGCGCCGAGGTCGATGCGCAGCGCCGCCTCAAGGCCCTCCTCGCCAACCAGGCCGACCCGGAAGTCTCCGGCGACCTCATGGGCAGGCTGCTCGACGTCGCCGTCGTCGCGGGCGGGCCGAGCCACCCCGACGTCGTACGCCGCCGCCGCAAGATGCTCAGCGCGCCGCCGTCGCGGCCGCGGTCGTTCCGGTCGAAGGCCGCGACGTACTCCGCGCTCGGCGTGGCGTTCCTCGGCGGCGTCGTCGCCGTGGGCGGCGAGGCCGACGGGCCGAAGGTGCGGCCTCCGGTGACGGCGTACGTCGAGGACCACTCGGCCACGACCGGCCAGCTCGGCCCCCTGCACGACCCCGCCGGCAACGTCGTCCTCGCCACGCTGCGATGAGGCGCGGGCCGCTGCTGCTCGCCACGGGAGGGGCCGTCGTGCTCCTCCACGCCTCCGCCGGGGCGGTCCCCGCGCAGCAGGCCGGCCACGCCTCCCGCGAGGACGCGCTCGCACTGCTCGCCGACGCGGCACGGGCCGTGCGCGAGCTGACGTACAGCGGGACGCAGATGGTGTCCTTCTGGTCGGAGAGCGGCTCGTCGAGCGCGCTCATCGACGTCAACCACGTCCGCGGCCAGGGCCTGCTGCTGCGCGTCGCGCCGACCCCGCAGAACCCTGGCGGCGCCGTCTACGACGACGAGTCCGGTGACGTGCCGCAGGTCGTCGGCATCGGCGGCCTCGACCTGCTCGCCGCGCACTACGACGTCGGCGTCGAGGGCGACGGGGAGGTGGCGGGCAGGGCGGCGTACGTCGTCGTCGTCCGCCGCCCTGGCGCCACGGCGAACGTCTCCGCTCGGTTCTGGATCGACCGGCGCACGAGCCTGCCGCTGCGCCGCGAGGTGCTCGACGACGAGGGCAGGACGCTGCGGGAGAGCGCTTTCATCGACGTGGAGGTCGGCGAGGGCGACGTGCCGCCGTCGGTACGCAAGGTCGCCACCACGATGCCGCTCATGCGCGGTGCGCCCGCCGACGTGGCCGCGCTGCGCGCCGCCGGCTGGGAGGTGCCCGACCGTGTCGGCAACGGCCTCGAGCTGCTCGACGTCCGCGTCGACGGCACGGGCGACGAGACGACGCTGCACATGACGTACTCCGACGGCCTCGCGACGGTCAGCCTGTTCGAGCAGAAGGGCGTGCTCGACACGAAGAACCTCGACGGCTGGCGCCGCGACGAGGTCGCCGGCGAGCGCGTCTGGGTGCAGGACGCGTTTCCGCGCAGGGTCGTGTGGG
The sequence above is a segment of the Frankiaceae bacterium genome. Coding sequences within it:
- a CDS encoding O-methyltransferase — translated: MGSARASWEYAERWVAEDEALRNGRQRADEVGCVPIGPGGGAALRLLAAALSAKSVIEIGTGTGVSGTWLLRGMRPDGVLTSIDIEQEHQRLARATFAEAGFEGPRVRLICGAALEVLPRFTEGAYDLLFIDALKAEYPEYLVEGLRLLRPGGVVAVDNALWHDKVADPDEDDPDTQAVRSLLETAAVDTGLVSALLPVSDGLLVAVKS
- the sigE gene encoding RNA polymerase sigma factor SigE, with translation MDAGRDVPVAAAEAPWVPPSWDEVVRTHSARVFRLAYRLTGNRHDAEDLTQDVFVRVFRSLGDYTPGTFEGWLHRITTNLFLDNVRRKQRIRFDALPDDAERLPGKTPSPATEVDERLFDPDVQRALDALPPDFRAAVVLCDIEGLSYEEIAATLGVKLGTVRSRIHRGRAQLRAALAGRAPEGGAA
- a CDS encoding sigma-E factor regulatory protein RseB domain-containing protein, whose translation is MRRGPLLLATGGAVVLLHASAGAVPAQQAGHASREDALALLADAARAVRELTYSGTQMVSFWSESGSSSALIDVNHVRGQGLLLRVAPTPQNPGGAVYDDESGDVPQVVGIGGLDLLAAHYDVGVEGDGEVAGRAAYVVVVRRPGATANVSARFWIDRRTSLPLRREVLDDEGRTLRESAFIDVEVGEGDVPPSVRKVATTMPLMRGAPADVAALRAAGWEVPDRVGNGLELLDVRVDGTGDETTLHMTYSDGLATVSLFEQKGVLDTKNLDGWRRDEVAGERVWVQDAFPRRVVWAGRGSVFTVVADCPQATIEDLVRTLPHGTPGPGMTTRLGNGLARVGSWLNPFA